The following are encoded together in the Streptomyces sp. NBC_01465 genome:
- a CDS encoding MFS transporter, with amino-acid sequence MATDTAPQTAQTAQTGRPQLASPGPVLAASLIGFFVIALDALVVNVALPAIGDSVHGGMAGLQWVVTGYTLMFAALMLSAGSLSDRIGAKRAYGSGLALFTAASVLCGLAPQLWLLVAARMVQGAAAALMLPASLALIRQAYPDTARRARAIAVWTTGGAVAAAAGPVAGGLLTGLWGWRTIFFINVPAGVVGLLLLSRTARSPKRPAPLDLPGQLTGALTLASLTYAVIETSLAALAVTVLAAAAFLAVEARRPNPMVPLGLFRSRTVSLAVVAGFAVNGAFYGAIFLLSLSFQEGRGQSALAAGLMFVPMTAVVALVNYFGAVRLTARFGPRTMIAAGQLGTVAGLLALLATDSHTPAALVSALMIPVGFAGALAVTPLTALLLDNVPADRAGTAAGVFNTARQAGGAVAVAAFGSMALRTSLLVAAAALVATTVATIALLRPIKGR; translated from the coding sequence GTGAACGTGGCACTGCCCGCGATCGGTGACTCCGTCCACGGCGGCATGGCCGGACTGCAGTGGGTGGTCACCGGCTACACCCTGATGTTCGCCGCCCTGATGCTCTCCGCGGGCTCGCTCTCCGACCGGATCGGCGCGAAGCGGGCGTACGGGAGCGGGCTCGCCCTCTTCACCGCGGCGTCCGTACTGTGCGGCCTGGCCCCGCAGTTGTGGCTGCTGGTCGCGGCGCGGATGGTCCAGGGCGCGGCGGCGGCCCTGATGCTCCCCGCCTCCCTCGCCCTGATCCGCCAGGCCTACCCGGACACGGCCCGGCGGGCCCGCGCGATCGCGGTCTGGACGACGGGCGGGGCGGTCGCGGCAGCGGCGGGGCCCGTCGCCGGGGGGCTGCTGACGGGGCTCTGGGGCTGGCGGACGATCTTCTTCATCAACGTCCCCGCGGGCGTGGTGGGCCTGCTCCTCCTCTCCCGTACGGCACGCTCCCCGAAGCGTCCGGCGCCGCTCGACCTGCCGGGGCAGCTGACCGGGGCGCTGACGCTCGCGTCCCTCACGTACGCGGTGATCGAGACGAGCCTCGCCGCGCTGGCCGTGACCGTGCTCGCGGCGGCCGCGTTCCTGGCGGTCGAAGCGCGCCGGCCGAACCCGATGGTGCCGCTGGGCCTCTTCCGCTCCCGTACGGTCTCCCTCGCGGTCGTCGCGGGCTTCGCAGTGAACGGTGCCTTCTACGGCGCGATCTTCCTGCTCTCGCTCTCCTTCCAGGAGGGGCGCGGCCAGTCGGCGCTCGCCGCGGGCCTGATGTTCGTCCCGATGACGGCGGTGGTCGCGCTGGTGAACTACTTCGGCGCGGTACGGCTGACGGCACGCTTCGGCCCCCGCACGATGATCGCGGCGGGCCAACTGGGCACAGTGGCCGGGCTGTTGGCGCTCCTGGCGACCGACTCCCACACCCCGGCGGCCCTGGTCTCGGCCCTGATGATCCCGGTGGGCTTCGCGGGAGCCCTGGCCGTGACCCCGCTGACGGCCCTGCTCCTGGACAACGTCCCGGCGGACCGCGCGGGCACGGCGGCGGGCGTCTTCAACACGGCGCGCCAGGCGGGGGGTGCGGTGGCGGTGGCCGCGTTCGGCTCGATGGCACTCCGTACGAGCCTGCTGGTGGCGGCGGCCGCGCTGGTGGCGACGACGGTTGCCACGATTGCGCTGCTCCGGCCGATCAAGGGGCGCTAG
- a CDS encoding DinB family protein — protein MVKRIPPLAGPEKDTLLVSINRHRDVVLWKLQGLDDEQVRRPLTPSGTNLLSLVKHLAYVEYGWFCGTFGRETEPLGDPENDLTVGPDETTADIVALYGRARAAADLAVNEVGLDGLGTSWDGETVSMRWVLVHMIEETTRHAGHMDIVRELIDGATGDYA, from the coding sequence ATGGTGAAACGCATACCTCCCCTGGCCGGTCCCGAGAAGGACACCCTCCTCGTCAGCATCAACCGCCACCGCGACGTGGTGCTCTGGAAGCTGCAAGGCCTGGACGACGAGCAGGTACGACGCCCGCTCACCCCGTCGGGAACGAACCTCCTCAGCCTGGTCAAGCACCTCGCGTACGTCGAGTACGGCTGGTTCTGCGGGACCTTCGGCCGCGAGACGGAACCACTGGGAGACCCCGAGAACGACCTGACCGTCGGCCCCGACGAGACGACCGCCGACATCGTGGCACTCTACGGCCGCGCCCGCGCAGCAGCCGACCTCGCGGTCAACGAGGTCGGCCTGGACGGTCTCGGCACGTCCTGGGACGGCGAGACGGTGTCCATGCGCTGGGTCCTGGTCCACATGATCGAGGAAACGACCCGGCACGCGGGCCACATGGACATCGTGCGTGAACTGATCGACGGGGCGACGGGCGACTACGCGTAG
- a CDS encoding alpha/beta fold hydrolase: MNDFSAHGATLHYDDLGPASGLPVVLVHGHPFNRTLWTPQAQALAAAGHRVITPDLRGYGDSTVTPGKVLLSDFADDLAALLDHLGLERAVIGGVSMGGQITMEFQRRYAHRVLALVLADTSSAAETEEGKAFRNTLADRLLAEGMDGYAAEVIDKMLAAYNVTALPDAAAHVLTMMRTTNPEGAAAALRGRAERPDYGETLAAVTAPVLILVGADDVYTPVATAESLHRLVPHATLAVIEGAGHLPGVEQPDRFNAALIPFLAASVPAW; this comes from the coding sequence ATGAACGACTTCTCCGCCCACGGCGCCACGCTCCACTACGACGATCTGGGCCCGGCATCGGGCCTGCCCGTCGTCCTGGTCCACGGGCACCCCTTCAACCGCACACTCTGGACGCCCCAGGCGCAGGCCCTGGCAGCGGCAGGCCACCGGGTCATCACGCCCGACCTGCGCGGGTACGGCGACTCGACGGTCACCCCCGGCAAGGTCCTCCTCTCCGACTTCGCCGACGACCTCGCAGCCCTCCTCGACCATCTGGGCCTGGAGCGCGCCGTGATCGGCGGGGTCTCCATGGGCGGCCAGATCACCATGGAGTTCCAACGCCGGTACGCCCACCGGGTGTTGGCCCTGGTCCTGGCCGACACCTCCTCGGCCGCCGAGACCGAGGAGGGCAAGGCATTCCGTAACACCCTCGCGGACCGGCTCCTCGCGGAGGGCATGGACGGATACGCGGCCGAGGTGATCGACAAGATGCTCGCCGCGTACAACGTCACCGCGCTCCCGGACGCGGCCGCCCACGTCCTGACAATGATGCGTACGACCAACCCCGAAGGCGCAGCGGCGGCCCTGCGCGGCCGCGCGGAACGCCCCGACTACGGCGAGACGCTCGCGGCGGTCACGGCCCCCGTGCTCATCCTGGTCGGCGCCGACGACGTCTACACACCGGTCGCCACGGCGGAGTCCCTCCACCGCCTGGTCCCGCATGCCACGCTCGCGGTGATCGAGGGCGCCGGCCATCTCCCGGGCGTGGAACAGCCCGACCGGTTCAACGCCGCGCTGATCCCGTTCCTCGCTGCTAGCGTCCCCGCATGGTGA
- a CDS encoding ribonucleotide-diphosphate reductase subunit beta, whose amino-acid sequence MSSTNADKNLLDPGFELTLRPMRYPDFYERYRDAIKNTWTVEEVDLHSDVADLAKLTPGEQHMIGRLVAFFATGDSIVSNNLVLTLYKHINSPEARLYLSRQLFEEAVHVQFYLTLLDTYLPNPEDRAAAFDAVEEIPSIKEKAQFCFKWMDSVEKIDRLESQADRRRFLLNLICFAACIEGLFFYGAFAYVYWFRSRGLLHGLATGTNWVFRDETMHMNFAFEVVDTVRKEEPELFDDALQQQVTDMIKEAVEAELQFGRDLCGDGLPGMNTESMREYLQCVADQRLTRLGFAPVYGSENPFSFMELQGVQELTNFFERRPSAYQVAVEGSVSFDDDF is encoded by the coding sequence ATGAGCTCCACCAACGCCGACAAGAACCTCCTCGACCCGGGCTTCGAGCTGACCCTGCGCCCCATGCGCTACCCGGACTTCTACGAGCGCTACCGGGACGCGATCAAGAACACCTGGACGGTCGAGGAGGTCGACCTCCACTCCGACGTGGCCGACCTCGCGAAGCTGACGCCGGGCGAGCAGCACATGATCGGCCGACTGGTCGCGTTCTTCGCGACGGGCGACTCGATCGTCTCGAACAACCTGGTCCTCACGCTCTACAAGCACATCAACTCCCCCGAGGCGCGCCTGTACCTCTCGCGTCAGCTCTTCGAGGAAGCGGTGCACGTCCAGTTCTACTTGACGCTCCTGGACACCTACCTCCCCAACCCGGAGGACCGGGCGGCCGCCTTCGACGCGGTGGAGGAGATCCCCTCCATCAAGGAGAAGGCCCAGTTCTGCTTCAAGTGGATGGACTCGGTCGAGAAGATCGACCGCCTGGAGTCGCAGGCGGACCGCCGCCGCTTCCTCCTCAACCTGATCTGCTTCGCGGCGTGTATCGAGGGCCTGTTCTTCTACGGCGCCTTCGCCTACGTCTACTGGTTCCGCAGCCGCGGCCTGCTCCACGGCCTGGCGACCGGCACCAACTGGGTGTTCCGCGACGAGACCATGCACATGAACTTCGCGTTCGAGGTCGTGGACACGGTCCGCAAGGAGGAGCCGGAGCTCTTCGACGACGCGCTGCAGCAGCAGGTCACCGACATGATCAAGGAGGCGGTCGAGGCGGAGCTGCAGTTCGGCCGCGACCTGTGCGGTGACGGTCTGCCGGGCATGAACACCGAGTCGATGCGCGAGTACCTCCAGTGCGTCGCCGACCAGCGCCTGACGCGCCTGGGCTTCGCCCCGGTGTACGGCTCGGAGAACCCGTTCTCCTTCATGGAGCTGCAGGGTGTCCAGGAGCTGACCAACTTCTTCGAGCGCCGCCCGTCGGCGTACCAGGTCGCGGTCGAGGGTTCGGTCTCCTTCGACGACGACTTCTAG
- a CDS encoding ribonucleoside-diphosphate reductase subunit alpha, translating into MTIAPTAPAATITSGTEQDADGPGTALLRTLTDLTADLPDTDPGRVAAAALRGRHAGSDTAELRELATEAAAGLISEDPAYSRLAARLLTVSIAEEAATQGVTSFSTSVAVGHHEGLIADRTHAFVEAHLARLDALIDTAGDDRFGYFGLRTLYSRYLLRHPITRKVIETPQHFMLRVASGLAEDESARAVDEVAALYRLMSRLDYLPSSPTLFNSGTRHPQMSSCYLLDSPLDELDSIYGRYHEVARLSKHAGGIGLSYSRIRSRGSLIRGTNGHSNGIVPFLKTLDASVAAVNQGGRRKGAAAVYLETWHSDIEEFLELRDNTGEDARRTHNLNLAHWIPDEFMRRVDADATWSLFSPADVPELVDLWGDEFDAAYRKAEAAGLALKTIPARELYGRMMRTLAQTGQGWMTFKDASNRTANQTAEPGTVVHSSNLCTEILEVTNDGETAVCNLGSVNLGAFVVGGDIDWERLDETVRTAVTFLDRVVDINFYPTDQAGRSNAKWRPVGLGAMGLQDVFFQLRLPFDSPEAKALSTKISERIMLAAYEASADLAERNGPLPAWEKTRAARGVLHPDHYGVTPTWPERWDALRTRIAATGMRNSLLLAIAPTATIASIAGVYECIEPQVSNLFKRETLSGEFLQVNAYLVEDLKKLGVWDAQSREALREASGSVADFNWIPADVRALYRTAWEIPQRGLIDMAAARTPYLDQSQSLNLFLETPTIGKLSSMYAYAWKQGLKTTYYLRSRPATKIARAAAKSTPIPVQQAPEVTDAEALACSLENPESCEACQ; encoded by the coding sequence GTGACCATTGCGCCCACTGCACCTGCTGCCACCATCACCAGCGGCACAGAGCAGGACGCCGATGGACCAGGAACCGCACTGCTGCGGACCCTGACCGACCTCACCGCCGACCTCCCCGACACCGACCCCGGCCGCGTCGCCGCCGCCGCACTCCGCGGCCGGCACGCCGGTTCGGACACGGCCGAACTCCGGGAGCTGGCCACCGAGGCGGCCGCGGGCCTGATCTCCGAGGACCCTGCCTACTCCCGGCTCGCCGCCCGTCTCCTCACCGTCTCCATCGCGGAGGAGGCGGCCACCCAGGGCGTCACGTCCTTCTCGACCTCCGTGGCCGTCGGCCACCACGAGGGCCTGATCGCGGACCGTACGCACGCCTTCGTCGAGGCCCATCTCGCCCGCCTCGACGCGCTGATCGACACGGCCGGCGACGACCGCTTCGGCTACTTCGGCCTGCGCACCCTCTACAGCCGCTACCTCCTCCGCCACCCCATCACCCGCAAGGTCATCGAGACCCCGCAGCACTTCATGCTCCGGGTCGCCTCCGGCCTCGCCGAGGACGAGTCGGCCCGCGCGGTCGACGAAGTGGCCGCGCTCTACCGCCTGATGAGCCGCCTGGACTACCTCCCGTCCTCCCCCACCCTCTTCAACTCCGGCACCCGCCACCCCCAGATGTCCTCCTGCTACCTCCTGGACTCCCCCCTGGACGAGCTGGACTCCATCTACGGCCGGTACCACGAGGTCGCGCGCCTCTCGAAGCACGCGGGCGGCATCGGCCTCTCGTACTCCCGCATCCGCTCGCGCGGCTCCCTCATCCGCGGGACGAACGGCCACTCCAACGGCATCGTCCCGTTCCTGAAGACCCTCGACGCCTCGGTCGCCGCGGTGAACCAGGGCGGCCGCCGCAAGGGCGCTGCCGCGGTCTACCTGGAGACCTGGCACTCGGACATCGAGGAGTTCCTGGAGCTGCGCGACAACACGGGTGAGGACGCGCGCCGTACGCACAACCTCAACCTGGCGCACTGGATCCCCGACGAGTTCATGCGCCGCGTGGACGCCGACGCGACCTGGTCGCTCTTCTCCCCGGCCGACGTGCCCGAGCTCGTGGACCTGTGGGGCGACGAGTTCGACGCCGCGTACCGCAAGGCGGAGGCGGCCGGACTGGCCCTGAAGACCATCCCCGCCCGGGAGTTGTACGGCCGCATGATGCGCACCCTCGCGCAGACCGGCCAGGGCTGGATGACCTTCAAGGACGCCTCGAACCGCACCGCGAACCAGACCGCCGAGCCCGGCACGGTCGTCCACTCCTCGAACCTCTGCACCGAGATCCTCGAGGTCACGAACGACGGCGAGACGGCCGTCTGCAACCTCGGCTCGGTCAACCTGGGCGCGTTCGTCGTGGGCGGCGACATCGACTGGGAGCGCCTGGACGAGACGGTCCGCACCGCGGTCACCTTCCTCGACCGCGTGGTCGACATCAACTTCTACCCAACCGACCAGGCGGGCCGCTCCAACGCCAAGTGGCGCCCGGTGGGCCTCGGCGCGATGGGTCTGCAGGACGTCTTCTTCCAGCTGCGCCTGCCCTTCGACTCCCCCGAGGCGAAGGCCCTGTCCACCAAGATCTCCGAGCGGATCATGCTCGCGGCGTACGAGGCGTCCGCGGACCTCGCCGAGCGCAACGGCCCCCTCCCCGCCTGGGAGAAGACCCGCGCGGCCCGCGGCGTCCTGCACCCCGACCACTACGGCGTCACGCCCACCTGGCCGGAGCGCTGGGACGCCCTGCGCACGCGTATCGCGGCGACCGGAATGCGTAACTCCCTGCTCCTCGCGATCGCTCCGACCGCGACGATCGCCTCGATCGCCGGCGTCTACGAGTGCATCGAGCCCCAGGTCTCCAACCTCTTCAAGCGCGAGACGCTCTCGGGTGAATTCCTGCAGGTCAACGCCTACTTGGTCGAGGACCTGAAGAAGCTCGGCGTCTGGGACGCCCAGTCCCGCGAGGCGCTGCGCGAGGCGAGCGGCTCGGTCGCGGACTTCAACTGGATCCCCGCCGACGTCCGCGCCCTGTACCGCACAGCGTGGGAGATCCCGCAGCGCGGCCTGATCGACATGGCGGCGGCGCGCACCCCGTACCTCGACCAGTCGCAGTCGCTGAACCTCTTCCTCGAGACGCCCACCATCGGCAAGTTGAGCTCGATGTACGCGTACGCCTGGAAGCAGGGCCTCAAGACGACGTACTACCTGCGCTCGCGCCCGGCCACCAAGATCGCCCGGGCAGCGGCGAAGTCCACCCCCATCCCCGTACAGCAGGCCCCTGAGGTCACCGACGCCGAAGCGCTCGCCTGCTCCCTGGAAAACCCCGAGTCCTGCGAGGCCTGCCAGTAA
- a CDS encoding GNAT family N-acetyltransferase, protein MDLTIRRAEPEEYEPLGDLTAAAYLHAGFLDLGEDDPYLDTLRDVPARAIGAEVLVAVRETELLGGVTYAPPGSPWADIAGPHEAEFRTLAVAPDARGQGVGEALVRACIDRARAASHVENLVLSTQRTMLGAHRIYHRLGFTRTPERDWAPVPNVSLLTYSLKL, encoded by the coding sequence ATGGACCTCACCATCCGCCGGGCCGAGCCCGAAGAGTACGAACCCCTCGGCGACCTCACCGCCGCGGCCTACCTCCACGCCGGCTTCCTCGACCTCGGCGAGGACGACCCCTACCTCGACACCCTCCGCGACGTCCCCGCCCGCGCCATCGGCGCGGAAGTCCTCGTAGCCGTACGCGAAACCGAACTCCTCGGCGGCGTCACCTACGCCCCGCCCGGCAGCCCCTGGGCCGACATCGCCGGCCCGCACGAGGCCGAGTTCCGGACACTCGCCGTCGCCCCGGACGCCCGCGGTCAGGGCGTCGGCGAGGCTCTCGTACGCGCCTGCATCGACCGCGCCCGAGCCGCCTCCCACGTCGAAAACCTCGTTCTTTCGACGCAGCGAACCATGCTCGGAGCCCACCGGATCTACCACCGCCTGGGCTTCACAAGGACCCCGGAGCGCGACTGGGCCCCTGTCCCCAACGTCTCTTTGCTGACGTACAGCTTGAAGCTCTGA
- the mctP gene encoding monocarboxylate uptake permease MctP, giving the protein MKTGVNGVALGVFIFFFLAVTVIGFMAARWRKAENEESLDEWGLGGRSFGTWVTWFLLGGDLYTAYTFVAVPAAIYAAGAAGFFAVPYTILVYPLIFTFLPRLWSVSHKHGYVTTSDFVRGRFGSKGLSLAVAVTGILATMPYIALQLVGIQAVLDVMGVGGESSNWFIKDLPLLIAFAVLAAYTYSSGLRAPALIAFVKDGLIYLVIIVAIIYIPIKLGGFDDIFAAAGKKFATLNPATGKPIGGLAPGEAGQWGYATLALGSALALFMYPHSITATLSSRSRNVIRRNTTILPLYSLMLGLLALLGFMAIADGINVKNGQLAIPQLFENMFPDWFAGVAFAAIGIGALVPAAIMSIAAANLFTRNIYRDFIKPDATPAHEAKVSKLVSLLVKVGALAFVLTMDKTVAINFQLLGGIWILQTMPALVGGLFTRWFHRWALLAGWAAGMAYGTAAAFGVASPTQKHFGGSSKEIPGIGEIGYIGLTAFVLNVVVVLVLTFVLKAAKAPEGVDETSPSDYTADAGDKGVQIDLPPATAHSAH; this is encoded by the coding sequence ATGAAGACCGGCGTCAACGGCGTCGCTCTCGGCGTCTTCATCTTCTTCTTCCTGGCCGTCACGGTCATCGGGTTCATGGCGGCGCGCTGGCGCAAGGCCGAGAACGAGGAGAGCCTCGACGAATGGGGCCTGGGCGGACGGTCGTTCGGGACCTGGGTCACCTGGTTCCTGCTCGGCGGCGACCTGTACACGGCGTACACCTTCGTGGCGGTCCCTGCGGCGATCTACGCGGCGGGCGCGGCGGGCTTCTTCGCCGTCCCCTACACGATCCTCGTGTACCCGCTGATCTTCACCTTCCTGCCGCGCCTGTGGTCGGTCTCGCACAAGCACGGCTACGTCACCACCTCCGACTTCGTGCGCGGCCGCTTCGGCTCGAAGGGCCTGTCGCTGGCCGTCGCGGTCACGGGCATCCTCGCCACGATGCCGTACATCGCGCTCCAACTGGTCGGCATCCAGGCGGTACTCGACGTCATGGGCGTCGGCGGCGAGAGCAGCAACTGGTTCATCAAGGACCTGCCGCTGCTGATCGCCTTCGCGGTGCTCGCGGCGTACACCTACTCGTCGGGGCTGCGCGCGCCCGCGCTGATCGCGTTCGTCAAGGACGGCCTGATCTATCTGGTCATCATCGTCGCGATCATCTACATCCCCATCAAACTGGGCGGATTCGACGACATCTTCGCGGCGGCGGGCAAGAAGTTCGCGACGCTCAACCCGGCAACGGGCAAACCGATCGGCGGACTTGCCCCCGGTGAGGCGGGCCAGTGGGGCTACGCGACCCTCGCCCTCGGCTCGGCGCTCGCGCTCTTCATGTACCCGCACTCGATCACGGCGACCCTGTCCTCGCGCAGCCGCAACGTGATCCGCCGCAACACCACGATCCTGCCGCTGTACTCCCTGATGCTGGGCCTGCTGGCCCTGCTCGGGTTCATGGCGATCGCGGACGGTATCAACGTCAAGAACGGCCAGCTGGCGATCCCGCAGCTCTTCGAGAACATGTTCCCGGACTGGTTCGCGGGCGTGGCCTTCGCGGCGATCGGCATCGGCGCACTGGTGCCGGCGGCGATCATGTCGATCGCGGCGGCGAACCTCTTCACGCGCAACATCTACCGCGACTTCATCAAGCCGGACGCGACCCCGGCCCACGAGGCGAAGGTCTCGAAGCTGGTCTCGCTCCTGGTGAAGGTGGGGGCGCTGGCCTTCGTCCTGACGATGGACAAGACGGTGGCGATCAACTTCCAGCTGCTGGGCGGGATCTGGATCCTCCAGACGATGCCGGCGCTGGTCGGCGGCCTGTTCACGCGCTGGTTCCACCGCTGGGCGCTGCTGGCGGGCTGGGCGGCCGGCATGGCGTACGGAACGGCCGCCGCGTTCGGTGTCGCCTCGCCGACGCAGAAGCACTTCGGCGGCTCGTCGAAGGAGATCCCCGGGATCGGGGAGATCGGCTACATCGGCCTGACGGCGTTCGTCCTGAACGTGGTGGTCGTGCTGGTCCTGACATTCGTCCTGAAGGCGGCCAAGGCCCCGGAGGGCGTGGACGAGACGTCCCCGTCGGACTACACGGCGGACGCGGGCGACAAGGGCGTCCAGATCGACCTTCCCCCGGCGACAGCGCACTCCGCCCACTGA
- a CDS encoding DUF3311 domain-containing protein translates to MPEEKPPPPTVTPVRVIIALCLIAPFVAMLWVGSYAKIDPTFIGIPFFYWYQMLWVLISTALTMVAYKLWQRDQRARKADSARTEGASS, encoded by the coding sequence ATGCCGGAAGAGAAGCCACCACCACCCACCGTCACGCCGGTGCGCGTGATCATCGCGCTCTGCCTGATCGCGCCTTTTGTGGCGATGCTCTGGGTGGGCTCGTACGCGAAAATCGACCCGACCTTCATCGGCATCCCGTTCTTCTACTGGTACCAGATGCTCTGGGTCCTCATCTCGACCGCGCTCACGATGGTCGCGTACAAGCTGTGGCAGCGTGACCAGCGCGCCCGCAAGGCCGACTCGGCCCGCACGGAAGGCGCGTCCTCATGA
- a CDS encoding GntR family transcriptional regulator, whose translation MGTDGGSTENEGTTPGRTARVPKYYRLKRHLLDMTETLPPGTPVPPERTLAAEFDTSRTTVRQALQELVVEGRLERIQGKGTFVAKPKVSQALQLTSYTEDMRAQGLEPTSQLLDIGYITADDALAGLLDITAGGRVLRIERLRLASGEPMAIETTHLSAKRFPALRRSLVKYTSLYTALAEVYDVRLAEAEETIETSLATPREAGLLGTDVGLPMLMLSRHSIDERGEPVEWVRSVYRGDRYKFVATLQRPND comes from the coding sequence TAGTACGGAGAATGAGGGCACGACGCCCGGGCGTACTGCGCGCGTGCCCAAGTACTACCGCCTCAAGAGGCACTTGCTCGACATGACCGAAACGCTCCCGCCCGGCACGCCCGTGCCGCCGGAGCGCACTCTGGCCGCCGAGTTCGACACCTCGCGCACGACGGTGCGCCAGGCGCTCCAGGAGCTCGTCGTCGAGGGCCGCCTCGAGCGCATCCAGGGCAAGGGCACCTTCGTCGCGAAGCCCAAGGTCTCGCAGGCCCTCCAACTCACCTCGTACACCGAGGACATGAGGGCCCAGGGTCTCGAACCCACCTCGCAGCTCCTGGACATCGGCTACATCACCGCCGACGACGCACTGGCCGGGCTGCTCGACATCACGGCCGGCGGCCGCGTCCTGCGCATCGAGCGTCTGCGCCTGGCGAGCGGCGAGCCGATGGCGATCGAGACCACACACCTTTCGGCCAAGCGCTTCCCCGCGCTGCGCCGTTCCCTGGTGAAGTACACGTCGCTCTACACGGCCCTGGCCGAGGTCTACGACGTACGGCTCGCGGAGGCCGAGGAGACGATCGAAACGTCGCTGGCCACACCGCGCGAGGCGGGGCTGCTCGGGACGGACGTGGGGCTGCCGATGCTGATGCTGTCGCGGCACTCGATCGACGAGCGGGGCGAGCCGGTGGAGTGGGTGCGGTCGGTCTACCGCGGCGACCGCTACAAGTTCGTGGCGACCCTGCAGCGGCCCAACGACTGA